CGGCCTGGTCGGCGCACTCGATCTCGAACGAGACCGCCGCGGTGAAGGGGTACTCCGGACCGCCGTTGAGCGCGGCGAAGGGCGTCCCGTCGAGGGAGAACAGGACGGCCATGACCTGCCCCTGCCGCTCGGGGTTCTCCGGCCCGTACCGGTCGGTGCGGACGACGGCGGAGTTCGGGAAGACCGAGACGTAGAACTCGGCGGCGTCCAGGGCCTGGGTGTCGAACCACAACCAGGGAGTGATGGCGGGCATGGCGGGCTCCTTCGAGGAGGGGCGGCGGGCACGCTGCCGGACGGCGGCGCACTACCCGGATAGACCCGGCCCCCGCCCCGAACTCATCGGAGCGCGCTCACTTGCCCGACCCCCTCCCTGTCGGTGTCCGTCAGCCCGTGCGCGCCCCCGCTGCCGGCGCGGGTTGTGGCGTGGTCGTGGGGCCCTGGCAGACCGGGCCCTCCGCCGTCCACGTCAGTCGGTCCAGGCACATGCGCCGGGCCGTACCGGCCGCGTCCCAGGCGTGGTAGACGAGCCAGTCGGCGCCGGCGTCGTCGGTGACGACGCTCGCGTGCCCCGGCCCGTGGACCACGCCGGGAACCGTCCGCACGACCGTCGGTCCGGCGGCAGCACCGTCGGGCTCGTGCCAGGGGCCCATCGGGGTCTGCGCCCACACCGCCGAGACGCCGTACCCCGCCTCCTCCCAGTTCCCACCGGAGTACAGGCACCAGTAGCGGCCCTGCCGGCGCACGACGAACGGGCCCTCGCAGGTGTGCCAGTCGTGCACGGCGCCGTACATCGGCCGGTCCGCGAGGAAGAGCTGCCAGTCCGCGGTGGCACTCACCACCGGCCGCGGGTCGCCGGCGAGGCGACCGGGGCCGACGAGCCGGTCGACGACGACGGCGGTCCCCACCCGTTCTCCCTCGAGCCGGTCGACGGCGTAGAAGAGGTACCACTGGCCGTCGTCGTCCCGGAACGGGTGGGCGTCGATCGCGAACGGCTCGTCCGGGGTGAGCACCACGCCCGCGTCCCGGTAGGGGCCGCTGGGGCTGGTGCTCGTCGCCACCCGCAGGGCGTGGCCGCGGTCCTCGACGCCCGCGGAGTAGTACAGGACGTACTCGCCGCCCATACGCGCGATCTCCGGTGCCCACAGGTGCGTGGCCTCGCCGGGGACGTCGTCGGGGGCGAGGACGTCCCCGAGCGGTTCCCACCGGACGAGGTCGGCGGAGGCGAGGGCGACGAGGGACTGCGCGCCCTCCCCCGGCCCGGTCCCCACCGCCACGTACCCGCCGGGCGTGGCCAGCACGAACGGGTCCGCGAGGTAGCCGGGCCAGACGGGGTTGGTGTACGTCCGCCCCCGCGCCCCCTCGGACGTCATCCCTTGAGTCCCGCCCGACCGACACCCTCGACGACGTACCGCTGGGCGGCGAAGTACATGAGGAGGACCGGGACGCTCGCGATGACCGCGCCGGCCATGAGGAGGTCGTACCGCACCGAGTTGGCGTTCTGCAGGGTCGACAGGCCGGCCGGCAGGGTCTGGTTCTCCGGGGAGAACAGGACGTAGACCGGCCAGAGGAAGTCGTTCCAGTTGGTGAGGAACGACAGCAGCGCCAGCGTCACGAGGGCCGGCCGGGACAGCGGCAGGATCACCGTGCGGAACGTCCGCCAGCGCGTCGCGCCGTCGATGAACGCCGCCTGCTCGAGCTCGAGGGGCAGCCCCATGAAGAACTGCCGCATGAAGAACACCCCGAAGGCGCCGGCGGCGCCGGGGAGGATGACGGCGAGCAGCGTGTCGAGCCACCCCAGTCGGCCGACGATGAGGTAGTTGGGGATGAGGAGGATGACGGGCGGCACGAACAGGGTGGCGACGATGATCGGGAAGAGGATGCGGCGGCCGCGGAAGTCGATCCGGGCCAGCGCGTAACCCGCCATCGAGGCGGTGACGACGATGATCAGCGTCTGCCCGGTCGCCGCGGCGAGGCTGTTGATGAGCCAGCGGATCACCGGGGTGCCCTCGGCGCCGAGGATCGCCTCGTACGCCTGGAGGGTCGGCTCCTCCGGGATCCACTGCGGCGTGGGTGCGGCGGCGCCCGCCGTCGTCTTGAACGACGTGGAGAGCATGTAGAGCAGCGGCGAGATGAAGACGAGGGTGAGGATGGCGAGCAGCACGTAGAGCAGGGTGCGGCTCGCGCCCCGGCCCTTGCGGTTCTCGTCGGGCCGGATGGTGCGCGGCGCGGTCGCGGTGCTCATCGGGCATCCTTCCTGGGCCGGTCGGGACGTTCACGGAAGAGGAAGAAGACCGCCATGCTGATGATCGCGAGGAAGACCGAGAAGATCATCGACATGGCCGAGGCGAGGCCGGAGTTGAAGCTCGTGAGCCCGGTCTCCGCGATCTGGTAGATCGCCGTGCGCGTCTCCTGGCCGGGACCGCCCTGGGTCATGAGGTAGGACTGCCCGAACATGTTCACCGAGGCGATGATCGTCACGCTGGTGATGAAGAGCAGCACGGGACGCAGCCCCGGGATGGTGATGTGCCGGAACCGCTGCCAGGGCCCGGCGCCGTCCATCTTCGCGGCCTCGTAGAGCTCCGGGGAGATGTCCTGCAGGGCGGCGAGGTAGATGACGGTGTTGAAGCCGAGCGTCCACCACACCGTCACCCCGATGAGCGAGATCCACGCCCACGGCAGCTGCGTGAGCCACGGGATGGCGTCGTTGAGGCCGATGACGCCGAGGTAGTGGTTGACGAGGCCGATGTTGGTGTCCAGCAGGTAGCGCCACAGCACGGCGACGACGGCGACGCCGAGGACGTACGGCGCGAAGTACATGGCCCGGAAGAAGTTCCGGCCACGGAACTTGATGTTCATCGCCAGGGCCACCACGAGCGGGAGGACGAGGAGGAGCGGGACGGTGGCCACCGTGAAGATCGCCGTGCCCTGCATGCCCTGCCAGAACGCCCCGGCGAACGGGGAGCTGCCGTCGATGAGGCCGGTGTAGTTGTCGAGGCCGATGAACGGCTTCTCCGCCAGGGTGTAGTCGTAGTCGTGGAGGCTGATCCACACGCCGATGATGGTCGGCAGGATGACGAAGGCCGTGAAGACCACGAGGTACGGCGCCATGAAGAGCCAGCCGTCGCGGTTGTCGCGGGAACGGGTGGCGGCGGCCCGTGCGCTGGTGCGCACGGCGCTGGTCCGGCTCGCGCTCGCGCCCGTGGCCACCCCGGCGGCGGGCGGATTGATCGCTACATCGCTCATGCCTGGCCCCTCTCGAACTTGCGGAGGTTGTTCTGCATCATCGCCGTCGCCCGGGAAGCGGCACCCTCGAGCGCGGACCGCGCGTCCGCCCGGCCGAGGATGGTGTCGGCGATGGCCGTCTCCAGCGTCTGGACCTGCACCTCACCCACGGCCGCGACCGGCGGGAGGAACCGCATCGAGGGGATGGCCTCGGTGAGCGCGGCCTGGGGGGTCGCCCGGAACTCCTCGGTCTCCCGGGCCGAGGTCAGCGCGGGGATCATCCCCGCGTCGGCCCAGGACGCGGAGTTCTCCACGAGGTACTGGAGGAACTGCTTGCTCGCGAGGAGCCGGTTGTCGTCCGGGCGCCGGCTCCGGAACAGCACGAGCTGGTGGGAGTTCGCCCAGACCGCCGGCTCCGTGCCCACGGTCGGCAGCGGCGTCATCGTCCACGACAGGTCGGGGGCCGTGGTGGTGAGGTCGTTGGCCTGCCAGATCCCGTCCCAGGTGTAGGCGCCCTCCCCGTTCTTGAACGCCGTGTACTGCGAGTCGATGGCGACGTTGGCGGGGCTGTAGCCCTGCTCGATGTGGTCGACCATCCACTGCAGCGCGTCGACGCCGGCGTCGCTGCCGAACGTCGCCGCCGTGCCGTCCTCGGCGTAGGGCTCCCCGCCGAACTGCCACAGCAGCGACAGGAAGATGAGGTGCGCCGGCCAGCGGTTGGGCATCCACAGCGGGGAGGACACCCCGGCGCCCACGAGGGCGGACATCTGCTCCTCGAACTCGGCCCCGGTGGCGGCCGGGGTGGTGATCCCCGCCTGCTCGAGGACCGAGCGGTTGCCGTACATCGCGAGGGAGTGCATGTCGAGCGGGATGCCGTACCGCTGCTCCTGGTACATCCCGGCGTTCCACACGTCCTCGGGGTAGTCCCCGCCGCTGAGCCCCAGCTCGGTGACGACGTCGTCGATGGGGGTGATCGTGCGGCGGGCCGCCTGGGTGGCGAGCTGCTCGACGTGCATGGCGCCGACGTCGGGCCCCTGCCCCGCGTGCACCGCCGCGATGACCCGCTGGTAGTACTGCGCCCACTGGACGACGTTCATCCGGACGTCGATGAGGTCCTGGCTGGCGTTGAAGTCCTCGACGAGCTGGCGCATGGCCGGGCCGTCACCGCCGGTGAAGCCGTTCCAGTACTGGATCGTCACCGGCGGCCCCGAGTACCCGCTGCTCTCCAGCGTGGGGCCGGTGGACGTCAGGGGCGTCGCACTGGCGCACCCCGCCATCACCAGCCCGGTGCCTGCCGCCCCGAAAACAAGAAAGTCCCGCCGTGAAACTGAACGGCCCCCCATGCCAACCACCTTCTCGCGTCATCGTCGAGTGTGATGGCGCTCACAGTAGCCCCGCCGTGCCGTGCGGGTCACCATTCCAGCGTCCGACACGCGCGCCGGTGCCGCGTGGTCGCCCGGCGCGCCCGTGGGTACCGTCGTCGCAGGCGACCGGCCCGCATCCGGCCGGGCTGCCCGACCTCCGACGAAGGAGACCCGTGACCGAGCCCAGCACGGACATCCGCCACCTCCGGGCGGGCGGCACGTCGCTCGTCCTCGACTGCACGGGGACGGCGCTGCCCCGCGTCCTGCACTGGGGCGCGGACCTCGGGGACCTCGACGGCGCCGACCTCGCCACGCTGCGGCGGGTGAGCGAGCCCCCGCTGGTCTCCGGCCAGGCCGACGTCGTCGTGCCGCTCGGGCTGCTGGCGGAGCACTCCGCCGGGTGGCTGGGCACGCCGGGTCTGGTGGGCCACCGCGCCGGCACCGACTTCTCCACCGCGTTCGCCGTGTTCGCGGTGGAGGACGAGACGCCCGATGAGGACCCCGTCGTCGCCCGCCGGGTCGTCGCCCGCGCGGACGACGCCACGGCCCGCCTGGGGCTCGTCGTCGTCGTGGAGCTCCTCCACGCCGGCCTGGTGCGGATGCGGGGGCAGGTGACCAACCTCGGCGACGGCGTCTTCGACCTCGCCGCCCTCGACCTCGCCCTTCCGGTCCCCACCGAGGCCGTGGAGATCCTCGACCTCACCGGTCGCCACCTGCGCGAGCGCTCACCCCAGCGGCACGCGTTCACCCTGGGCACCCACCTGCGCGAGTCGCGCGGCGCCCGGGGCCCCGACGCCAGCCTCGTCCTCGCCGTCGGGACGCCCGGGCTCGCGTGGCGGCGCGGGGAGGTGCGCGGCGTCCACGTCGCCTGGTCCGGCAACACCCGCACCTACGCCGAGCGGACCAACCTCGGCCTCTCCCTCGTCGCGGGCGGCGAGCTGCTGCTGCCCGGCGAGGTGCGCCTCGGGCCGGACGAGTCGTACACCGGGCCGTGGGTCTACGGCTCGCACGGCACCGGCCTCGACGGGCTGTCCGGGCGCTTCCACCGCTTCCTCCGTGGTCGTCCGGAGCACCCGCGCCGCCCCCGTCCCGTCACGCTCAACGTGTGGGAGGCGGTCTACTTCGACCACGACCTCGCGCGGCTCACCCGCCTCGCCGACGTCGCGGCCTCGGTGGGGGTCGAGCGCTACGTGCTCGACGACGGGTGGTTCGGCTCGCGGCGCGACGACACCTCCGGGCTCGGGGACTGGGTGGTCTCGCCCGAGGCGTGGCCGCACGGGCTGGGGCCGCTCGTCGAGCACGTCCACGGACTCGGCATGGAGTTCGGCCTGTGGTTCGAGCCGGAGATGGTCAACCCCGACTCCGACCTCTACCGCGCACACCCCGAGTGGATCCTCGCGGTGCCGGGCCGCGTGCCGGTGCCCATGCGCCACCAGCAGGTGCTCGACCTCACCCACGCCGGCGCGTACGCCCACGTCCGCGACCAGATCCTCGCGGTCCTCGCCGCCTACCCCATCGACTACCTCAAGTGGGACTACAACCGGGACCTCGTCGAGCCGGGCCACCAGCCCACCGGCCGCGCCGCGGTCCACGAGCAGACCCGGGCGCTCTACCGCCTGCTCGACGAGATCCGCGCGGCGCACCCCGGTCTGGAGATCGAGTCGTGCGCGAGCGGCGGCGGGCGGGTGGACCTCGGCATCCTCGCCCGGACCGACCGCGTGTGGGGCTCGGACAGCATCGACCCGCTCGAGCGGCAGCAGATCGAGGCCTACACCTCCCTCCTGCTCCCGCCCGAGCTCGTGGGCTCCCACATCGGCTCCCCGGTGAGCCACACCACCGGTCGCGCGCACGCGCTCGACTTCCGCGCCGCCACGGCCTTTTTTTCCCACCTCGGCATCGAGTGGGACCTCACGGCGGCCAGCCCGGCCGAGCACGACCGCCTGCGCGAGTGGGTGAGCGCGCACAAGGCGCACCGCCCGCTCCTCCACGGCGGCACCGTGGTCCACGCGGATTACGCCGACGACGCGATCTGGGTGCACGGCGTCGTCGCCCCGGACGGCGGCGAGGCGATCGTCACCATCGTCGCGCTGGCGACCACCGTCGCCTCACCGCCCGGGCGCCTGCGGATCCCCGGCCTCGCGCCCGACGCCCACTACCGGCTCACGCCGCTCGCCCCGGGCGACGTCGTCCACGGGCGCACCGGGCACCGGGCTCCGCCCTGGTGGGCGGAGCCCGTGACGCTGCCGGGTGCCGTGCTCGGCGGGGTCGGCGTGCAGGCCCCGGTACTCAACCCCGAGCAGGCGGTGCTGCTGCACCTCGTGCGGGTCTGACGCCCCCGCGCGAGCGGGTCTGATGGGCCACGGCCCCGCCGCGGGCCAGAATGCCGCCGAGGGGTCCGAGCCCTCAGGCCGCGGTCGGCTT
The sequence above is a segment of the Georgenia faecalis genome. Coding sequences within it:
- a CDS encoding VOC family protein; the protein is MPAITPWLWFDTQALDAAEFYVSVFPNSAVVRTDRYGPENPERQGQVMAVLFSLDGTPFAALNGGPEYPFTAAVSFEIECADQAELDHYWSHLTADGGREVACGWLTDRFGLSWQVVPRRLPELTVDADPAVAERVNRAVLGMVKLDIAALEAAARGETAGV
- a CDS encoding glycoside hydrolase family 43 protein, with the translated sequence MTSEGARGRTYTNPVWPGYLADPFVLATPGGYVAVGTGPGEGAQSLVALASADLVRWEPLGDVLAPDDVPGEATHLWAPEIARMGGEYVLYYSAGVEDRGHALRVATSTSPSGPYRDAGVVLTPDEPFAIDAHPFRDDDGQWYLFYAVDRLEGERVGTAVVVDRLVGPGRLAGDPRPVVSATADWQLFLADRPMYGAVHDWHTCEGPFVVRRQGRYWCLYSGGNWEEAGYGVSAVWAQTPMGPWHEPDGAAAGPTVVRTVPGVVHGPGHASVVTDDAGADWLVYHAWDAAGTARRMCLDRLTWTAEGPVCQGPTTTPQPAPAAGARTG
- a CDS encoding carbohydrate ABC transporter permease; this translates as MSTATAPRTIRPDENRKGRGASRTLLYVLLAILTLVFISPLLYMLSTSFKTTAGAAAPTPQWIPEEPTLQAYEAILGAEGTPVIRWLINSLAAATGQTLIIVVTASMAGYALARIDFRGRRILFPIIVATLFVPPVILLIPNYLIVGRLGWLDTLLAVILPGAAGAFGVFFMRQFFMGLPLELEQAAFIDGATRWRTFRTVILPLSRPALVTLALLSFLTNWNDFLWPVYVLFSPENQTLPAGLSTLQNANSVRYDLLMAGAVIASVPVLLMYFAAQRYVVEGVGRAGLKG
- a CDS encoding carbohydrate ABC transporter permease — protein: MSDVAINPPAAGVATGASASRTSAVRTSARAAATRSRDNRDGWLFMAPYLVVFTAFVILPTIIGVWISLHDYDYTLAEKPFIGLDNYTGLIDGSSPFAGAFWQGMQGTAIFTVATVPLLLVLPLVVALAMNIKFRGRNFFRAMYFAPYVLGVAVVAVLWRYLLDTNIGLVNHYLGVIGLNDAIPWLTQLPWAWISLIGVTVWWTLGFNTVIYLAALQDISPELYEAAKMDGAGPWQRFRHITIPGLRPVLLFITSVTIIASVNMFGQSYLMTQGGPGQETRTAIYQIAETGLTSFNSGLASAMSMIFSVFLAIISMAVFFLFRERPDRPRKDAR
- a CDS encoding extracellular solute-binding protein — encoded protein: MAGCASATPLTSTGPTLESSGYSGPPVTIQYWNGFTGGDGPAMRQLVEDFNASQDLIDVRMNVVQWAQYYQRVIAAVHAGQGPDVGAMHVEQLATQAARRTITPIDDVVTELGLSGGDYPEDVWNAGMYQEQRYGIPLDMHSLAMYGNRSVLEQAGITTPAATGAEFEEQMSALVGAGVSSPLWMPNRWPAHLIFLSLLWQFGGEPYAEDGTAATFGSDAGVDALQWMVDHIEQGYSPANVAIDSQYTAFKNGEGAYTWDGIWQANDLTTTAPDLSWTMTPLPTVGTEPAVWANSHQLVLFRSRRPDDNRLLASKQFLQYLVENSASWADAGMIPALTSARETEEFRATPQAALTEAIPSMRFLPPVAAVGEVQVQTLETAIADTILGRADARSALEGAASRATAMMQNNLRKFERGQA
- a CDS encoding alpha-galactosidase; the protein is MTEPSTDIRHLRAGGTSLVLDCTGTALPRVLHWGADLGDLDGADLATLRRVSEPPLVSGQADVVVPLGLLAEHSAGWLGTPGLVGHRAGTDFSTAFAVFAVEDETPDEDPVVARRVVARADDATARLGLVVVVELLHAGLVRMRGQVTNLGDGVFDLAALDLALPVPTEAVEILDLTGRHLRERSPQRHAFTLGTHLRESRGARGPDASLVLAVGTPGLAWRRGEVRGVHVAWSGNTRTYAERTNLGLSLVAGGELLLPGEVRLGPDESYTGPWVYGSHGTGLDGLSGRFHRFLRGRPEHPRRPRPVTLNVWEAVYFDHDLARLTRLADVAASVGVERYVLDDGWFGSRRDDTSGLGDWVVSPEAWPHGLGPLVEHVHGLGMEFGLWFEPEMVNPDSDLYRAHPEWILAVPGRVPVPMRHQQVLDLTHAGAYAHVRDQILAVLAAYPIDYLKWDYNRDLVEPGHQPTGRAAVHEQTRALYRLLDEIRAAHPGLEIESCASGGGRVDLGILARTDRVWGSDSIDPLERQQIEAYTSLLLPPELVGSHIGSPVSHTTGRAHALDFRAATAFFSHLGIEWDLTAASPAEHDRLREWVSAHKAHRPLLHGGTVVHADYADDAIWVHGVVAPDGGEAIVTIVALATTVASPPGRLRIPGLAPDAHYRLTPLAPGDVVHGRTGHRAPPWWAEPVTLPGAVLGGVGVQAPVLNPEQAVLLHLVRV